Proteins from one Pseudodesulfovibrio hydrargyri genomic window:
- the ilvN gene encoding acetolactate synthase small subunit has protein sequence MCRQTVIELSVNNHPGVMSHICGLFARRAYNVEGIACMPVNGGQTSKIWLLVDADDRLDQMIKQVDKLEDVLIVERYDSGHPVFAKMAEFVQ, from the coding sequence ATGTGTAGGCAGACCGTCATCGAATTGTCCGTGAACAATCACCCCGGGGTCATGTCCCACATCTGCGGCCTGTTTGCGCGTCGGGCCTACAACGTCGAGGGCATCGCCTGCATGCCGGTCAACGGCGGACAGACCAGCAAGATATGGCTTCTGGTGGATGCGGACGACCGCCTGGACCAGATGATCAAGCAGGTGGACAAGCTCGAGGACGTGCTCATCGTAGAGCGCTACGACAGCGGCCACCCGGTCTTCGCCAAGATGGCCGAATTCGTCCAGTAG
- a CDS encoding glycosyltransferase family protein produces MRILNLDGHYFVRPFKEMGHEVLWLGTDPGCEVRLETVISLADLMRLLGERAFTPDLVVWSDMCRPPSVIGIESLPAVTVGFSIDQYCNPWHMAYAAAFDLMLVAQKDYLPLFEQEQLGNRLEWFPLFCNPFRDTDQGLERDVPVSFVGTVEGSINKRRKLFLDDFRKRHPLFVTQGDFVPIFNRSRIVLNQSAAGELNFRVFEAMACGAALLTEDVGNGLGDLFTDGEDVLLYPRGDAAGAAERARRALADGSAEAVAANGRREVAARHSSTVRAAHIVKRAEQLLARGTTWRKQQQTLVRRRMANAYNVLATDDQLPLNRELRAFYQQVGKMTLDAAGS; encoded by the coding sequence ATGCGCATTCTCAACCTGGACGGCCACTATTTCGTCAGGCCCTTCAAGGAAATGGGCCACGAAGTGCTGTGGCTCGGCACGGACCCCGGCTGCGAAGTCCGCCTGGAGACCGTCATCTCCCTGGCCGACCTGATGCGGCTGCTCGGGGAACGGGCCTTTACGCCGGACCTGGTGGTCTGGAGCGACATGTGCCGCCCTCCCTCGGTCATCGGCATCGAATCCCTGCCCGCCGTGACCGTGGGCTTCTCCATCGACCAGTACTGCAACCCCTGGCACATGGCCTATGCGGCCGCCTTCGATCTGATGCTCGTGGCGCAAAAGGACTACCTGCCGCTCTTCGAGCAGGAGCAATTGGGCAACAGGCTGGAATGGTTCCCGCTCTTCTGCAATCCCTTCCGGGATACGGACCAGGGGCTGGAGCGGGACGTGCCGGTCTCGTTCGTGGGCACGGTGGAGGGATCCATCAACAAGAGGCGCAAGCTCTTTCTCGACGATTTCAGAAAACGGCATCCCCTGTTCGTCACCCAGGGGGATTTCGTGCCCATCTTCAACCGCAGCCGGATCGTGCTCAACCAGTCGGCGGCCGGGGAACTGAATTTCCGGGTGTTCGAAGCCATGGCCTGCGGCGCGGCCCTGCTGACCGAAGACGTGGGCAACGGCCTGGGCGACCTGTTCACCGACGGTGAAGACGTGCTCCTCTACCCGCGCGGCGACGCGGCGGGGGCTGCGGAAAGGGCCCGCCGGGCGCTGGCCGACGGCAGCGCGGAAGCCGTCGCGGCCAACGGCCGGCGCGAAGTGGCGGCGCGCCACTCGTCCACGGTCCGGGCCGCGCACATCGTCAAACGGGCCGAACAGCTGCTCGCCCGGGGGACCACTTGGCGAAAACAGCAGCAAACGCTGGTGCGCCGCCGCATGGCCAACGCCTACAACGTCCTGGCGACCGACGACCAGCTGCCCCTGAACCGGGAGCTGCGCGCCTTTTACCAACAAGTCGGCAAGATGACCCTCGACGCGGCCGGGTCCTAG
- a CDS encoding flagellin, translated as MALTDIEKSFIYDYSLQLLQQDMLTNQLFGASGVGQNLRSLVLGGPVRAATFTNPFEEAISGQLRGDASAVRQASRNVGEAASMMGVARTEMATVMDALNDMEDMIDQINSGELDGTSSVVQSDFDALRDKITGTISAADFNGIAVLDSSQWGTDQIDANGNVYIQSSKDGGFNITFHSVDTPSSGVAWSDLDGTDLGAAGTRATQLGYVQSLQSEMSAIQDVYEGKEDSLQSQQLNLESQAQLLDQAAQLRKPSDPDYSLEQLLADLVARTTGTIFDGNG; from the coding sequence ATGGCCCTGACCGACATCGAGAAGAGCTTCATCTACGACTACTCTTTGCAGCTGTTGCAGCAGGACATGCTGACCAATCAGCTGTTCGGGGCGTCCGGCGTGGGGCAAAATTTGCGTAGCCTGGTGCTGGGCGGACCTGTCCGGGCGGCCACCTTCACCAATCCCTTCGAGGAAGCCATCAGCGGCCAGTTGCGCGGCGATGCGTCGGCAGTGCGCCAGGCCTCGCGCAACGTGGGCGAGGCCGCGTCCATGATGGGCGTGGCCCGCACCGAGATGGCCACCGTCATGGACGCCCTGAACGACATGGAGGACATGATCGACCAGATCAACTCCGGCGAGCTGGACGGCACCAGTTCCGTGGTCCAGAGCGACTTCGACGCGCTTCGGGACAAGATCACCGGGACCATCTCCGCCGCGGACTTCAACGGCATCGCGGTGCTCGACTCCTCCCAGTGGGGCACGGATCAGATCGACGCCAACGGCAATGTCTACATCCAGTCGAGCAAGGACGGCGGGTTCAACATCACCTTTCATTCCGTGGACACTCCGTCCAGCGGCGTGGCCTGGTCCGACCTGGACGGCACCGACCTGGGCGCGGCGGGCACTCGCGCCACCCAACTCGGGTACGTCCAGTCGCTGCAAAGCGAGATGTCGGCCATTCAGGACGTGTACGAGGGCAAGGAAGACAGCCTCCAGTCGCAGCAGCTCAACCTTGAGAGCCAGGCCCAGCTCCTGGACCAGGCCGCCCAGTTGCGCAAACCGTCCGACCCGGACTATTCCCTGGAACAGCTCCTGGCCGATCTCGTGGCCCGGACCACGGGCACGATCTTCGACGGCAACGGCTGA